CAGGCCGTCCACGATGTAGTCCTGGTGGCACCACGCGCCGAACGTCTGATCGCGCTCAAGAAGCAGATCGAGGCCGAGACGCCGGGCGCACGGGTGGTGGCCGCGACCTACGCCGATGCCTACATTGGTGATGCCGATCTGATCATCACAACCACCAGCGCCCTGACCGGTAAAGTGATCAACATCGACAAACTCAAACCTGGTGCAGTGGTCTGTGATGTGGCCCGTCCGCCAGACGTGAAGGAGGAAGACGCCCGGCGGCGCCCTGATGTGCTGGTGATTGAAAGTGGTGAGATTGTATTGCCGGGCGAACCGGATTTTGGCTTCGATATAGATATGCCGCCTGGTACAGCCTACGCCTGTTTGTCAGAGACGGCGCTGCTGGCGATGGAAGGTAAATTTGAAGACTACACGCTAGGCCGTAATATCGAGATCGAACGGGTTAAGGAGGTCTATCGGCTGTGGAAGAAGCATGGCCTTGAACTAGCCCGCCTGCGCTCGTTTGGGGTCTACGTTACCGATGAGATGATCGCCGAAAAGCGCCGCCTGGCCGAAGAGCGTCGTCGCCAGTTGGGCTTGCCTGCCGAGAAGGTGCTGGATCAATCATCGTGAGCACTGTACAACTTGAATGGATTACGACACAGCCATCATCGCCACGACCAGCACCACCTGTCGTGCTGGTCCACGGTGCCTGGCATGGGGCCTGGTGCTGGACCGAACAAGCCATCCCTGATCTGGTAGCACGTGGCCTGACGGTACACGCGATCAGTCTTCGTGGGCATGGCCGTAGTGCGCCTGCCGGCCCGTTGACGACGATCTGTGATTATGTGCGCGATGTGCAAACGGTGGTGCGCAAACTCCCTCAACCACCGCTTGTTGTCGGCCATAGCTCTGGTGGATATGTTGTGCAATTGCTAATGAGTGGGCGTTGTGGAACAGCGCCGCCGTTGGCCGGGGCTGTGCTGCTATGCAGCTCGCCGGTGTCGAGTCCCACCTACTTTTTGCGCCGTCTGCGTGAGCGAGCACCAATGGTTGACATTCGCGCCTTGCTACGCCGGGAAGCAGAGGCGGTACGGGCTGCGCTGTTTCGAGCGGATATTGCGCCAGCCGATCTCGAACGTTACCGCCGGCAATTGGTGCGCGAACCGCCACTTGTAACCTTAACCAGCATGGTTATTCGCCCCCGCCCGCTGCGAGTGCAGGTACCGGTGTTGGTGATTGCTGCCGGGTGTGATGCCATCTTCGATGTGCCTGCTCAGCAGGAGCTGGCGGCGGCGTATCGCGCCGAACTCATCGTGATCCCTGAAGCTGCGCATGACCTGATGCTTGACCCGGCCTGGCCGCTGGCAGGTGCCGCGATTGCGCATTTTGCCGCTACCCTTCACCGATCCGTACCCTCAACTGCAAGGTAAAAGACGATACCCAATCAGGCATCGGGAGATATTGTATGAACGTAGCCACCGAACCGGCCATTGTTGTCCATCAATTGAGCAAAATCTACGAGGTTCCTGAGCGTGATCCGGGTTTACTGGCCGCAGTGCGTAGCCTGTTTCGGCGACGGGTGCGTGCCATCCCGGCGGTGTCCGCTGTCAGTTTCACCATTCAACCGGGTGAAGTGGTTGGATTTCTCGGTCCGAATGGGGCCGGGAAAACTACCACCCTCAAGATGCTGACCGGCCTGCTCCATCCAACCGCCGGTGATGTGCGTGTCTTCGGCTACATTCCGTCTCGCCGCGAACCGGCTTTCTTGCGCCGGATTACGCTGGTGATGGGTAATCGCAATCAGTTACAGTGGGACCTTCCGGCACTCGATTCGTTTGAGCTACTGCGGGCAATCTATCGCTTACCACCGGCAGCATTTCGGGCGACTCGTGATGAATTGATTGAGTTGCTCGAAGTTGGCCATCTGGTGCGCAAACCGGTGCGTAATCTTTCGCTCGGTGAGCGTATGAAGATGGAGATTATCGGCGCGCTGCTGCACCGTCCACAGGCATTGTTTCTCGATGAACCGACCCTCGGCCTCGACGTAACAATGCAGCGGCGGATTCGGGCGTTTGTGGCCGAATACAATCGGCGTACCGGAGCAACAGTATTGCTCACCAGTCACTATATGGCGGATGTCGAGGCTCTCTGTCGGCGGGTAATTGTGATCCATCACGGGCAAGTCCTCTTCGACGGGCCACTGCACAATCTGGTCGATCAGTTTGCTGCCTATCGCAAACTGATTGTGACCCTCAGCGAAAGTGGGAGCGATCTATCCCGCTTCGGTGAGGTGATCGATCAGGATGGCCTGCGGTACACCTTGCGCATCCCGAAAGCGACAGCTCCGGCGGTGACGGCCCGGATTCTGGCTGAAGTACCCGTTGCTGATGTGACGGTTGAGGAACCGCCGATTGATGATGTTATTGAGCAGGTGTTTGCGGTAGGTGCGAGTCATTAAGACCGGCAAAGGCGACATATGTCTGGAATTATTGATTTTTATCGGGCCGCGATGAAACAGGCAATCCTGGTGCAATTTCAGTATCGGGCGGCCAACTATTTCTACATAATCGGCATGATCAGCGAGCCGATCATCTATCTGGTGGTCTGGAGTGTGGTTGCGGCTGCGCAGGGTGGGACGGTCGGCGGGTACGATGCCGGTGCTTTCGCCGCCTACTATATCGTCTGGACGCTGGTACGCAATATGAATATCGTCTTTACGCCATACGGTTGGGAGCAGCGGATTCGCACCGGTGAGTTGTCGGCAGTGCTCTTGCGTCCACTGCATCCATTGCACTACGACATCGCCTTTTTTGCCGGCTGGAAGGTGGTCGTCATTCTGTTCTGGTTGCCGATTGCCGCAGTGCTGGCGTGGCTCTTCCGGCCAACCCTTGCCCCAACCTGGCTTGAGATCGCAGTATTTGCCGTCGCCATCTGGGGTGCATTTCTCATCCGTATGATGTTTCTCTGGTTGCTGGGCCTGATTTCCTTCTGGACGACCCGCGTGGCGGCGATCTACGAACTCTTCTTTGCCTTTGAATTGTTTCTTTCCGGGCGCATCGCACCGCTGGCGCTCTTCCCTGAGTGGGCGCGCACACTGGCCGATTGGCTGCCATTTCGCTGGACGTTTGGTTTTCCCATCGAGGCTCTGATTGGGCAATTAAGTGTCGCCGGCTTGATCGGTGGCCTGGCGATGCAGGCATTCTGGATACTCCTCGGTTTGGGACTGGTGCTACTGGTCTGGCGTCGTGCTGTGCAACGCTACACGGCGGTTGGTGGTTAAGCAAGGTGTTGTATAGCAGAGAGATGAAGGGCGTGGTATGGAGCTGGTGCGCTTAATTGCCATCTTTGCCCGGGTTGGCATCCTCAACGAGATGCAATACCGGGTTAATTTCTTCTTCCAGATGCTGGAGTCGGCGATTAGTCTGGCGACCGGACTGATCGGTCTGGGGCTGGTCTTTCAACACACCACCATTCTGGCCGGTTGGCAACCGGCGGAATTGCTGGTCGTGATGGGGATTTACGTGCTGATGAGTGGCATCGTGCAGGCGGTGATTCAGCCGAATATGTTGCGGCTGGCGCAGGATGTGCTTGAGGGCAAGCTCGATTATGCCCTCACGAAACCGGTCGATAGCCAGTTGCTGGTGAGTATTCGGGAATGGCAGGCGTGGCGCTTTACCAATGTCGTATTGGGCTTGCTGGTCGTCGGATGGGCGCTCGTCTCTTTGCAGGCAAGTGTCAGTTTAGGGCAGATCGTGCTCTTTGTCCTTATGCTGGGCTGTGGGGTAGTGGCGCTCTATGCTTTCTGGCTGATTCTGGCCACGACCAGTTTTTGGGTCATTCAGATCGAAAGTTTGATCAATTTGTTTGAAGGTATTTTTGCCGCCGGACGCTGGCCGACCAGTATCTACCCTGGCTGGTTGCGCGCAATCCTGACCTTTCTGGTGCCGGTTGCGTTTGCAGTCACCGTTCCGGCAGAAGCGCTTACCGCTCGTTTGAACAGTTCAACGCTGGCGTTAGCGGTTGGCGTGAGTTTCACCCTCTTCTTGCTGGCGCGTCTGCTATGGCGATGGGGTGTCCGTCGCTATAGTGGTGCCAGTGCCTGAAGCCATCACCAGTGTGATACGGTTGCCGGCAATAATGCCCGTGTGGACAACGGTATCACGCTGGTTTGTAATGGTCTACCTGTTGTGCTGATCGCGCAGGTCGGCAAGCATACGTTCAGGTACCTGCACGGCAACCACTTCACCCTGCACCGTCGTTTCGCCATCAACCTCGATCCAGGCTTCGATCACCACCTTGCGTCCCGCCATCTCTTTCACGCGCCCGTGAATGATCAGCTCAGGGCCGAGCGGGGTGGGTCGCAGAAAATTCACCCGTAACGATGCGGTTACGAAGCGCAGATATGGCGCGGTTCCCGGTTCACGTCCGGCGGCAGCGTAGGCCGCGGCGGCTGCGGTGCCGGTGCCGTGGCAGTCGATCAGCGAGGCGAGCAGCCCGCCGTAGACATAACCGGGTATTGCCGTATGGTATGAACGGGGCGTGAAACGGGCGATGGCTTCGTTGCCGTTCCATACACTCTTGATATGTGATATGCAACCCATCGGGGTTGAGACGACCACAACCGTAGCAGTGGCTCAATTCATCGGGGTAGGTGTCTTGAATAGCTTGCATGACCTGTCCTGTACAACATCGTAGATTACGGTCGGCGGAGATAGATCCAGGCTGAGGGGCCGCGTTGCCCCATGACGACAGTTTCACCGGGGACAAACTGCTCGATAATAAACCGCTCCTGGAGCGCTGTCATGAGCAGGTTTTGATCGACTCTGGTTTTCAGCATCTGTGCATCAGGCTTTGTCGCGTCGCTGAGATGAACGAAGAACACGAACAGGCCGCCGGGCTTGAGGAGGCGGCGCACTTCATCGAGATAAGCGTACAATTCCGGTTCGCTAAAGCCATGGCCGCAGCCGACATCAATCGCCAGATCGTAGGGTTCGTTCAGAAATGCCAGATTGGTGGCATCAGCCACGAAGAGACGTACCCGGTCACCAACACCGGCAGCCGCTACGCGCTCTTGCGCCATGGCGATGGCTTCAGGGACAAAATCGACCCCATCAACCTGCCAGCCTGCGCGAGCCAGCCAGACACAAGCGCGCCCGGTGCCACAGCCGAGGTCTATAGCCCGGCTTGGTGGTAACTCCTGACTGAGCGCAATGATCTCAGGCGGTGGATCGGGGTGATCCCACGGAATCTCACCGGTCAGATAACGCTCACGCATGCGCTGAAAACGGTCAGACATAGTACAAAACCTCTGTTACAGATCGTGTCTTGCCCGTTTCAAGGCCCGATCAATATCACGGGCCGCATCGCGCCGGGCAATATCCTCGCGCTTATCGTAGATCTTCTTCCCACGTGCTACACCAAGCTCAACTTTAGCCCGGCGTCCTTTGAAATAGACCTTCAGCGGCACCAGGGTCATCCCCTTCATGCGCACCAGGCCATTGAGGCGGTTGATTTCACGTCGGTGCAGCAGCAGTTTGCGCGGACGCATCGGATCGTGGTTGAAGTATTTGCCCGACTGCTCGTAAGGCGCAATGTGGGCATCATACAGGAACACTTCATCATCGATCACACGGGCAAAACTGCCGCGCAAGTTGACCCGTCCGGCGCGCACCGATTTAATTTCGCTGCCGGAGAGGACAATGCCCGCTTCAATCGTCTCTTCAATATCGTAATCGTGGCGCGCCTTACGGTTCTCGGCGACCACACCAGGGTGTTTGTGTTTTGTTGCTGTCACGTCTCACTCACTCAGAACAGAAACTGACGACGGTACCGGTTGGGGATCGTTGATCAGCCATTCAATCGCACTTCCCAGGCCAATCGTAGCCCAGAAGAGAGCCGCCATGTGGCTAAACTCAATATTGAAAAAGTAGTGGTCGGCCAGCCCGACGGCCAGTGCGGCGACGATGGCCCCCTGGCAGCCCAACAACCAGCTCGATGCTTCCTCATCGAGGGCCGGCAGAATGCGCAGACTACGGGTAAACCAGAGCGCGACCAGGCCAAGAAACACTGCCAGTCCAACCAGACCCATCCGTTGACCAATCGCCAGGTAGATGCTACTCACCCCGGCGGAGAGGTCAAGATCGGGAGCCTGACCGAAGCCAATGCCAAACACCGGATAACGCTGAATGATCGCAATCGCATTGGCGTATTCGTCGAGCCGCATCTGTTGTGCCTGATCGCGGAACTGGACGCCGGAGAGTACCCGGTTGATAAACTCATCGGCATAACCCAGCCCAAAGAGCAGCACGGCACCGAGAATACTGACTGCCAGCATATGACGCCAGAGCTGTCGGTAGCGCACAGTGGCCAGAAAGGCGGCGGCAATGATCAGGCCGAAGAGGGCTGCCCGCGAAAACGTTAACAGGAGAGTCAGCACCTGCACGCCACCAAGCATTGCCAGCATCCAGCGCGGCAAGATGGGGCGCGGCGCTGCCAGTTGGGTGAGGGTGAGCACTGCTACCAGGGCCAGCATCCCACCAAAGCTGTTCGGATCGACGCCGAAACCGATGGCCCGCTCCAGCCCATTCGGATCATCTTCCACATACCGCAACACACGGCCACTGGTCGGATACCCGATCCGCCCTAGCGCAACCAGCAGTTGGAGGGCCATCGCGTCGGGCAACACCCACAGGATCAATCCGATCAGTGCCGAAATACCGCCCACAATGATGAGGGTACGGACGATCAACCGGGCAGTAGCGCGGTCGCGCACACAATTGATCACGGTGAAGTAGCAGATCACACCAAGGACAAATTTTGCATAATTGTGAAGTGTTTGCGGGTCTGGTAAGCCACGAGCACCGAGCACCAGTGAAAAGAGCGTCAGGCCAAGAAAGCCAATCAGGGACAGGCCGAGCGAACCGAAGCGTACATCATAGGCATCGGAACGGGCCAGGCTACGTAAAAACCAGACCGCATTCAGGGCCACCAACACCAGGGTCAGAAAGTTGGGTGTAATGATCGCCTTAAACGGCAGCGTACCGAACGGAATGATCGTCGCCACTGCCAGCGCTGCAATCAGCCCGGCCTGGACACTGACCAGCAGGGCTGTGGCAACAAAAAGTGCCAGCAGACCGGCGATGGCGTAGAGCGGTCCGAAGGCCGTGACACCACCAATAATACCGCCGGTGACCAGGGCCAGACCGGCGGTGAGCAGAGGCGATTGAACAATACGGTCGCGCAACGATACGGGTTGCGCAGAAGGATTAACGAGCATACGGCATATCAGAGATGCGCATCAGCTTATCCCAGCGGTGGGTTGCCTCGATATAGCGTACCGTTCCCGAACGAGAACGCATAACCACGCTGTGCGTGCGGGCACCGCCACCAAAATATTCTACACCACGCAGAAACTCTCCCGACGTGATACCGGTTGCCGCGACAACCACATTTTCGCCGCGCACCAGATCGCGGGTTGTCAGCACCTGTTTCGGGTCAAGACCCAGTTCAGCAAGACGCGCCCGCTCTTCATCGTTGCGGGGCCAGACCTTGCACTGAATCTCGCCACCCAGACATTTCAGCGCGGCGGCAGTCAACACCGCTTCGGGAGCACCACCGATTCCCATCAGAATATCTGCGGGCGGATTTTCAATACTTGTCATAATACCGGCACTCACATCGCCGTGGGGAATTAACTTAATGCGAGCACCGATCTCACGAATTTGACGGATCAAATCCTTATGACGTGGACGGTCGAGCACGACTACCGTCACATCTTCCACCTGTTTATTGAGGGTACGGGCAACGGCGCGGATATTGTAGGCAACCGGAGCATTGATGTCAATCACTCCCTTTGCCCGTTCGCCAACGGCCAGCTTATCCATATACGGGATACCGCGCCAGTTATAGAACGAATGGCGTTCAGCGACGGCAACAATCGCGATAGCGCCGGGCATACCCTCAGCCAGCAGGGTCGTACCCTCGACCGGATCAACCGCTACATCAATCTCTTCCCCTTCGCCGTTTCCTACCCGCTCACCGATATACAACATCGGTGCCTCGTCCTTCTCCCCCTCGCCGATGACCACAATCCCGTTCATTGGCACGCTATTCAGCGCCATGCGCATGGCATCAACCGCGGCCTGATCGGCGCTGTTTTTATCACCGCGACCCATCCAGCGTCCGGAGCGCAGAGCAGCAGCTTCAGTTGCGCGCACCAGATCCATCCCAAGGTTACGCTCCATCGCGCACCTCCATCCTCACACACCGGCAATCCCCTCGCAAAGGCGCGCCGGCTTGCGCCTTCCTGTTGTCCTGCATTGTAGCATAGAAGAACTGGTGACCTGCGAAGCGTAGAGCCTCTGCTATTTCTGGTTTTGATCACCGGTGATGATTGTGCTGCCACTGACATTCCCGCCAATCGCAACCGAACGGTTGCCGGAGGCGATGACGTTCACCCCGGCAGGCCGAATCTGACCCAACAGGCTTGTCAGTTCCGCCGCTAATGTAGGGTCGTCGGCTAGTAGTTTCTTGAGTTGTTGTCGGAATGTAGCCTGCGCATCAGGATCATTGGGTGTTTTGGCAACATCTTCTGCTGCTTCCTGGGCAGCAGCTTTACCGGCGATCTTCGGTTGCAGCTTCTGCCATAACGCTTTCGCCCAGTTCCATCCCTCGGTACCCAGGTTCTTACCCGCCTCTTCGGCGGCAGTTTCACCGGCTTTGAGTAAATAGGGGAGAAAAGGGGCTAGAAAGGCGACCAGTTGTTGCAGCGCTTGTGGATCCACGGACGACTCCTGTGCTTCCTTCAGTTGGCAGATACGATGATGATTCATTATAGCTACTTTTATCGCGGCTTGCGGCAAGAAAAACCGTGATCTTGTCCGATAGAGGTAGAACTTCTTTCCGATCGATTGCCTTGCCCGCACGTCATGCGCGTGTTGTGGCGTTTGGAGTGCGGCAGCCATGCTGCCGCACCAGCCGTGCTTCGGGCCGGGCGCTTGTCACGCGGTTGACCGTGCTAGTCACGGGTATGCGGTGTGTGCTCGTCACGACTATAGAGTCCGTCAGTAAACGTGAGATAACGTCTAAGCAAGGGGGCTGACAACCATCTTCGCTGCCATCACACGCTGGATTGATTGCCTTGCTCGCTCATCATGCACGTGTCGCAGCGTTTGGAGTGCAGCAGCCATGCTGCCGCACCAGCCGTGCTTCGGGCCGGGCGCTTGTCACACTATTGACCGTGCTGGTCACGGGTATGCGGTGTGTGCTCGTCACGACCATAGAGTCCGTCAGTAGCATGAGATAACTTTTAGCATACACCCGCCACGTCGGTTGCGACCCGCCGTCGTGTCCTCTGTGGCCTGGTGGTTTTCATGTCGCCACCAGGTTCCAGCGAACGCTGCCTGCATCCAGTCACCGTGTGATTATTTTACATGTTATAATCTTGCGGTAATAGGGCTTAAGATGCTGATGTACAAGTGAGGCTACCGATGCAGAACCTATGGCACGATCTGGAACCCGGTCCAGACGTTCCGAATGTCATTCATGTTGTAGTTGAAATTCCAAAGGGATCACGCAACAAATATGAATTTGACAAGCGGATTGGGGCATTCCGCCTTGATCGCGTGCTCTACTCTGCCGTGCAATACCCCGGCGATTACGGCTTTATGCCGCAGACGTACTACGATGATGGCGATCCGCTCGACGTGCTGGTGATGACCAACCTGCCCACCTTCCCCGGTTGTATTGTCGAAGCACGGCCACTGGGGTTGTTCCGTATGCTCGATAAGGGTGAGCCGGATGACAAAGTGCTCGCCGTGCTACAGTACGATCCCTTCTTCGCCGACTACCACAACTACACGGCACTGCCGGCGCACTATCTGCGCGAAGTCGAGCACTTCTTTACCGTTTACAAAGACCTGGAGGGCTCACGGGTCGAACCGGTCGGCTGGGAGTCGGCGGATGTGGCTCGCGAGCGGATTCAGTACTCGATAGATCGCTACTGGGATATGCGCGCCGGTCGCGTGCTCAAACGTGCCTGATCGGATGGTCATGACTTCACGCCGTTCACTTTCGCATCGCACAGCCTATTCGGCGGGCGGTGTTATTTATCGGATTGTTGCCACGCAGATCGAAGTGGCACTGATTGCAACCGATCGTGGTGAGCGTTGGGGGCTGCCCAAAGGGCACGTAAACCGGGGCGAAACCGCGGAGGCTGCGGCTGTGCGCGAAATAGCCGAAGAGACCGGGCTTGAGGGCGTTGTGGAGCGGCATCTGGCGACAATTGAGTACTGGTTTCGCTCCGGTCATGGCCGGGTCCACAAGTATGTCGATCTGTTTCTGCTCCGCTATGAACGGGGTGAGGTGCGACCACAGATCGGCGAAGTTGACGATGCTCGCTGGTTCCCGCTCGATGAAGCGCTCCAGCGGGTTTCATTCGAGCGGGAACGTGATGTGCTGTTGTTGGCCCGGCAGGCACTCTGTGATGCGAGCGGTAATGCAAAGGTATGATCTACACTATCGAAGTGCAACTGGATGAAGGTATCACCGCCGATAGCGAGCTGGTTGAACGCGCTGCGGCGGCAGTGCTGGCCGCCGAGCAGATGCCGGAAGGCTGTGAGGTTGGAATTCGCATCACCACCGATGATGAGCTTCACCGTCTGAATCGCGATTTTCGCGGGGTTGATGCGCCAACCGATGTTCTTTCGTTTGCCGATGATGGGCACGATAGCCGCTTTGTGGTCGCACCGGATCAGCCACGCTACCTCGGCGATATTGCGATCTCGTACCAGCGGGTCCTGGCCCAGGCCGCCGAGTACGGCCACAGTCCGGCTCGCGAACTGGCGTATCTGACAGTGCATGGCGTTCTGCACCTGCTCGGCTACGACCACGAGCAAGGCCCCGCTGAAGCGGCACGCATGCGTACCCGCGAAGAAGAGATCATGACTATCCTTGGTCTGCCACGCGAGTAGTATCTGTTTCACGGATGATATTTGTGTTGGAATGGGGGTGGAAGGCATTCCTTCCGCCCTCATTGCATGTCACTCGCCTATCGCTGATTGCGGTTCGCTGACCGATCAAACCCGCCAATTCACCTGCCTAGCGCCGGTGTCGGCCAAAGATCATGTCAACGCCGTAGTCGATTACCAGATAGAGACCAACCGCCAGCAGCAGTAATCCCCACCACGGCATCTGCAAAAAGATCACAATATGCAGGCGCGACCAGATCAACCAAAAGACGAACAAGATGATCAACGTACTGATGAGTGAACGAATCTGACGTGTCATAAGCTCCGATCCTGCTCTGGTGCCACTACCGTGGCAGTGCTTGCCGTTTGCCGCCGAAACCTGGTGTACCTCATTCAACCTGCTGGCGTATGTCACATGATCTGTACATGCGTTTTCAAGGGAATTATTCCCCATCTTTTGCATCATGTAGTACTACGCTATTTTGATACTAATAGCCTATTGCTAACCATCCTTTCAGGCAGATACATTATGACCAGTATTCGTTCAGTTTTCATTGTTGCGGAGGAGACCAATGCCACTGCCTTTCATCCCTCTCATTTTGTTGGGTGGCTCGGTAATTGCCGGCATCAAGGGCGCCGTTGATACTTTCTCTGCCATTCAACAGATCAACGAACTACAAGAGGCGTACAACGAGCGACGAGCTGAATACGAAGAACGTAGAGCAGAGTACGAAAAAGCTCACAATCGCCTTGTTGTTCGTATGAATGAACTCAACGATCTGCGCCTGCGTGCATATGATACGATCAAAGAAGCTGCTGAGTTTCTGAAACGGGCAAAAGTCAAGAAGCGACATCTTGCTGAACGAATTGCCAGGCCGCGTCTGGAACAACCCGACAATTGGCAAGGTGCCCACGTTGATCCCATCGAGGCATTTCAGGCTGTGCTTAAAGCGGGTGGGGCCGGCACAGCAACAGCCGCAACGGTCTACAGCACTGTTGGCACTTTGGGTGTCGCCTCAACCGGTACAGCGATCAGCACGTTGAGTGGAGCCGCTGCCACCAATGCGACACTGGCCTGGCTGGGTGGAGGTGCGCTGGCTGCCGGTGGTGGCGGGATGGCACTCGGTACGGCTGTGCTCGGCGGATTGGTTGCCGGTCCGGCCCTGTTGACTGCCGGTTTCTTCGCCCAGGGAACAGTTGCTCAGATTAAAACTAAAGTCGAACGACAGATCGCAGAGATGGGAGCCGCTGAAGAGGAGATGCAAAATCGCATTGCTGAATACAAGGTTATTCAAGACCGTATCGAAGAGCTGGAGATGACGATCAAGCAGATGAACGCTACCCTGACCGACATGCTCGCCACTGCCGATCCGAACCGTGATCAAGACCTGTTTGAGATAGCAAGGGTTGCGAAGGGGCTGGCTGAGGCCATTGATGTGAAGACATTACCACAGGCAGCCTGAGACAGAGGAATAACTATGAGCAATCCTGCACAGCATATTATTCGATACGCCGCTCGCCAGGTGCCCGCGCTCGACGCCATCTCGGTCATTACCGCCTTTACCGAGACACTTAAGATTATCCAGGCCGAAGAGACAAAGCGTGCGCAGATTGCGGCGCAGCGCGATGTGTTGATCGAGGCGCTTGAGATCGAGCGCGAGGTTATGCTGGCCTACTTTGAGCAGCGCTTCGCCGAGCGCCGGCAAGCCCTTGACCGCTTCTTTCTCCTGCTGGATTACGGTGTCACCCACCACGATACGGCGAGTATCGATGCTGCGCTCACCGGTATTCTTGGCATTATTCAAGACAATCCGCTACGTGATTTTGAGACGTTCAAAAAGTGTATGGCGCGCCCGGATTTTATAATTGAATTGTGATTGTGTTTCCGGCGAGCGACCGGCAGCGGAGAGATGAATGTATGACGCCAGGGGACATTAGCCATTGCCCCCTGGCGTCGTTCATGCTGCTCGTGAGGTAGAACCGGTTTCAAAAACATCTACCATTGCCGGCAGATTCTACGATTGTAACGAGCACAGCCGGCATCCTCGTGACCAAATCGGTTCAACAGCGGGCCACGCGCCGGATTGTGAGCACGGCTGGCGCGGTAGCACGGCTGCCGCACTCCATACGCTGCGCCACATCCTCTGTGGTGACCAACGCACCTCAACCCCCGTTATCATCCCCGCTCACTTCCGCTACAGTTCCATCCTTTCCGTGCGCTCCCCCGCCAGCCGCACCACCTCGCCCCAGCTCTGCACCAGCGCATTGTACGACAGCGCCTCATCAGCCCACTTCTTGCGCTCGCAGATGCTGTACAGGCGGTAGGCCAGCTCACGGGCCACCGCGGTGCCATCACGTGCTGGATTGATTGCCTTTTCCGCCCATTATGGGCCTGTCGCGTCGTTTGGCGTGCGGCAGCCACGCTGCCGCACCAGTCGTGCGAATGCAGGTTCCCTGCAGTGGTCAGGTCATTCGCCCACGTAAACTGCGCGCCTACTCCCAATCATCTTCTTCTGCCGGTAGCGGTGGATGTGTCGCCGGGCCGGCAACCCGGATATGCTCGCAAATGGTTGCCCGTTGGCC
This genomic window from Chloroflexus aurantiacus J-10-fl contains:
- the glpX gene encoding class II fructose-bisphosphatase — encoded protein: MERNLGMDLVRATEAAALRSGRWMGRGDKNSADQAAVDAMRMALNSVPMNGIVVIGEGEKDEAPMLYIGERVGNGEGEEIDVAVDPVEGTTLLAEGMPGAIAIVAVAERHSFYNWRGIPYMDKLAVGERAKGVIDINAPVAYNIRAVARTLNKQVEDVTVVVLDRPRHKDLIRQIREIGARIKLIPHGDVSAGIMTSIENPPADILMGIGGAPEAVLTAAALKCLGGEIQCKVWPRNDEERARLAELGLDPKQVLTTRDLVRGENVVVAATGITSGEFLRGVEYFGGGARTHSVVMRSRSGTVRYIEATHRWDKLMRISDMPYAR
- a CDS encoding inorganic diphosphatase is translated as MQNLWHDLEPGPDVPNVIHVVVEIPKGSRNKYEFDKRIGAFRLDRVLYSAVQYPGDYGFMPQTYYDDGDPLDVLVMTNLPTFPGCIVEARPLGLFRMLDKGEPDDKVLAVLQYDPFFADYHNYTALPAHYLREVEHFFTVYKDLEGSRVEPVGWESADVARERIQYSIDRYWDMRAGRVLKRA
- a CDS encoding NUDIX hydrolase; this encodes MTSRRSLSHRTAYSAGGVIYRIVATQIEVALIATDRGERWGLPKGHVNRGETAEAAAVREIAEETGLEGVVERHLATIEYWFRSGHGRVHKYVDLFLLRYERGEVRPQIGEVDDARWFPLDEALQRVSFERERDVLLLARQALCDASGNAKV
- the ybeY gene encoding rRNA maturation RNase YbeY; this translates as MIYTIEVQLDEGITADSELVERAAAAVLAAEQMPEGCEVGIRITTDDELHRLNRDFRGVDAPTDVLSFADDGHDSRFVVAPDQPRYLGDIAISYQRVLAQAAEYGHSPARELAYLTVHGVLHLLGYDHEQGPAEAARMRTREEEIMTILGLPRE